One stretch of Anolis carolinensis isolate JA03-04 chromosome 3, rAnoCar3.1.pri, whole genome shotgun sequence DNA includes these proteins:
- the pnpla4 gene encoding patatin-like phospholipase domain-containing protein 4 isoform X4 — protein sequence MECTKITYEFAEDTRKLYLGALTPGFDLMAKLRGCIDSILPPNAHEIAENRLFVSVTSAKNGKNHLLSNFASREDLVKVLLASSFIPLYAGINAVDYKGQKWIDGGLTDGLPILPVGRTVTVSPFSGRLDICPQDRGRMDVYAKVAKQDLKLSTANFVRLHQALFPPGQEKMESLYQEGYDDAIHFLLKENWFE from the exons ATG GAATGTACAAAAATTACCTATGAATTTGCAGAAGATACTAGGAAACTGTATTTGGGAGCCCTCACACCAGGCTTTGATCTCATGGCAAAACTTAG GGGCTGCATTGATTCGATTCTCCCTCCTAATGCTCATGAGATAGCAGAAAATCGCCTCTTTGTATCAGTCACTAGTGCTAAAAATGGAAAGAATCATTTGCTTTCAAATTTTGCCTCCAGGGAGGATCTTGTTAAG GTCCTCCTAGCCAGCAGTTTTATTCCTTTGTATGCAGGAATCAATGCAGTGGATTATAAAGGACAG AAATGGATTGATGGTGGTTTAACCGATGGCCTCCCTATTCTGCCAGTGGGCCGAACTGTGACTGTTTCTCCCTTTTCTGGACGACTAGATATCTGCCCACAAGACAGAGGGCGGATGGATGTCTATGCTAAAGTTGCAAAACAAGACTTAAAG TTGTCCACTGCAAATTTTGTAAGACTTCACCAGGCTCTGTTTCCTCCAGGCCAGGAGAAAATGGAATCACTCTACCAGGAAGGATATGATGATGCCATACATTTTTTACTGAAGGAAAACTGGTTTGAATAG